One window of Daphnia carinata strain CSIRO-1 chromosome 7, CSIRO_AGI_Dcar_HiC_V3, whole genome shotgun sequence genomic DNA carries:
- the LOC130685512 gene encoding bestrophin-2-like isoform X1, which yields MNLKKKPGLDLSGSFISLLWRWRGSLYKLCYKELICFLVPFGIVSIIYRQALNDEQKSLFEQVVRYCDRYLNMIPLSFILGFYVTIIATRWWQQCMALPWPDRLMLTIAMYIPGCDNESKLLRKTLMQNCNLMAVLVFRSISESVRSRLKSLEDVVNAGFMTYAEMETYKAVQSDVNLYWLPGLWFSHRLREAQARGRIIDSYGAQLIMKELLEFRSKCGILWSYDWVSIPLVYTQVVTLSTYSFVIACIFGRQCIDNGSKEISIDVYFPLWTVLQILFYMGLLKVAEHMINPYGDDDEDFDLSYLLNRHAKVINLGTNILTSETCPPMEDACLQIAAGAGIHTPKTAERTSLKNRFTQRLTELYSPAKEENPQNRKPDENLSTISMNVDLHTVPPVRMSPVDVKQSSGDSAWSHDGVFMERI from the exons ATGAATCTTAAAAAGAAACCAGGATTAGATTTGTCGGGCAgctttatttcccttttgtgGAGATGGCGTGGATCTTTATACAAGCTATGTTACAAGGAACTAATATGTTTTCTCGTTCCGTTCGGCATAGTTAGCATCATTTATCGTCAG GCTCTCAACGACGAACAGAAAag TCTATTTGAACAGGTGGTTCGCTACTGTGACAGATACCTGAATATGATTCCCCTTTCATTTATTCTGGGTTTTTACGTCACTATCATAG CAACAAGATGGTGGCAGCAATGTATGGCTTTACCATGGCCTGACAG ATTAATGTTAACAATCGCAATGTACATTCCCGGATGTGACAACGAATCGAAGCTTCTACGGAAAACACTCATGCAGAACTGCAACCTCATGGCTGTCCTTGTTTTCAGATCAATTTCAGAGTCAGTGCGTTCGCGCCTTAAATCTCTCGAGGATGTTGTCAATGCAG GTTTTATGACCTATGCCGAAATGGAAACCTATAAGGCAGTGCAATCTGATGTTAACTTGTATTGGCTACCCGGACTTTGGTTCTCTCATCGACTTCGAGAGGCGCAAGCTCGTGGACGCATTATCGACTCGTATGGAGCCCAGCTCATCATGAAG GAATTGTTGGAATTTCGTTCCAAATGCGGCATTTTATGGAGTTACGACTGGGTTTCTATTCCATTGGTTTATACTCAG GTGGTTACGTTATCCACTTATTCCTTCGTCATAGCTTGCATCTTCGGCCGCCAATGCATCGATAATGGAAGCAAGGAAATTTCCATTGATGTCTATTTTCCATTGTGGACCGTATTGCAAATCCTCTTCTATATGGGGCTACTCAAG GTCGCAGAGCACATGATCAATCCATATggcgacgacgacgaagactTTGACTTAAGTTACCTTCTCAACAGACATGCCAAGGTTATAAATCTCGGGACGAATATTTTGACTAGTGAAACATGCCCTCCAATGGAAGATGCATGTCTCCAAATAGCAGCTGGAGCTGGTATTCACACACCTAAAACTGCCGAAAGGACATCACTGAAAAACAGATTTACTCAAAGATTGACAGAGCTCTA TTCACCAGCTAAGGAGGAAAATCCTCAAAACAGAAAGCCAGACGAAAACCTCTCAACTATTAGCATGAACGTGGATTTGCACACAGTTCCTCCCGTACGAATGTCTCCGGTCGATGTGAAGCAATCGTCAGGCGATTCCGCATGGTCACACGACGGGGTCTTCATGGAACGCATTTAG
- the LOC130685512 gene encoding bestrophin-2-like isoform X2 produces MNLKKKPGLDLSGSFISLLWRWRGSLYKLCYKELICFLVPFGIVSIIYRQALNDEQKSLFEQVVRYCDRYLNMIPLSFILGFYVTIIATRWWQQCMALPWPDRLMLTIAMYIPGCDNESKLLRKTLMQNCNLMAVLVFRSISESVRSRLKSLEDVVNAGFMTYAEMETYKAVQSDVNLYWLPGLWFSHRLREAQARGRIIDSYGAQLIMKELLEFRSKCGILWSYDWVSIPLVYTQVVTLSTYSFVIACIFGRQCIDNGSKEISIDVYFPLWTVLQILFYMGLLKVAEHMINPYGDDDEDFDLSYLLNRHAKVINLGTNILTSETCPPMEDACLQIAAGAGIHTPKTAERTSLKNRFTQRLTEL; encoded by the exons ATGAATCTTAAAAAGAAACCAGGATTAGATTTGTCGGGCAgctttatttcccttttgtgGAGATGGCGTGGATCTTTATACAAGCTATGTTACAAGGAACTAATATGTTTTCTCGTTCCGTTCGGCATAGTTAGCATCATTTATCGTCAG GCTCTCAACGACGAACAGAAAag TCTATTTGAACAGGTGGTTCGCTACTGTGACAGATACCTGAATATGATTCCCCTTTCATTTATTCTGGGTTTTTACGTCACTATCATAG CAACAAGATGGTGGCAGCAATGTATGGCTTTACCATGGCCTGACAG ATTAATGTTAACAATCGCAATGTACATTCCCGGATGTGACAACGAATCGAAGCTTCTACGGAAAACACTCATGCAGAACTGCAACCTCATGGCTGTCCTTGTTTTCAGATCAATTTCAGAGTCAGTGCGTTCGCGCCTTAAATCTCTCGAGGATGTTGTCAATGCAG GTTTTATGACCTATGCCGAAATGGAAACCTATAAGGCAGTGCAATCTGATGTTAACTTGTATTGGCTACCCGGACTTTGGTTCTCTCATCGACTTCGAGAGGCGCAAGCTCGTGGACGCATTATCGACTCGTATGGAGCCCAGCTCATCATGAAG GAATTGTTGGAATTTCGTTCCAAATGCGGCATTTTATGGAGTTACGACTGGGTTTCTATTCCATTGGTTTATACTCAG GTGGTTACGTTATCCACTTATTCCTTCGTCATAGCTTGCATCTTCGGCCGCCAATGCATCGATAATGGAAGCAAGGAAATTTCCATTGATGTCTATTTTCCATTGTGGACCGTATTGCAAATCCTCTTCTATATGGGGCTACTCAAG GTCGCAGAGCACATGATCAATCCATATggcgacgacgacgaagactTTGACTTAAGTTACCTTCTCAACAGACATGCCAAGGTTATAAATCTCGGGACGAATATTTTGACTAGTGAAACATGCCCTCCAATGGAAGATGCATGTCTCCAAATAGCAGCTGGAGCTGGTATTCACACACCTAAAACTGCCGAAAGGACATCACTGAAAAACAGATTTACTCAAAGATTGACAGAGCTCTA A
- the LOC130685692 gene encoding uncharacterized protein LOC130685692 isoform X2: MSMTIPAVFLNVQIHSITNLALGALCFIFQIAALAVSPHDVYEQIGIGFWGGLILMFTAITAYKAATGEAPFLLGCSFVLSIFAFLTSFSIMCIFAASIDQMKRYSENPCTGYCAKVDEPISPCSHYSNAHLAFDSILLTCGLIGIPVNALLVLAVISMYNPLPASAPAT; encoded by the exons ATGTCTATGACAATTCCAGCCGTTTTTCTCAACGTGCAAATTCACTCAATTACCAATCTCGCACTAGGTGCTCTCTGCTTCATCTTCCAG ATTGCTGCCTTGGCTGTAAGCCCGCATGATGTCTACGAACAAATTGGTATTGGCTTTTGGGGTGGACTTATTCTCATGTTTACTGCAATAACTGCTTACAAAGCAGCAACTGGAGAAGCGCCATT TCTTTTAGGTTGCAGTTTTGTGCTATCAATTTTCGCATTCTTAACCAGCTTCTCTATCATGTGCATTTTTGCTGCATCAATTGATCAAATGAAACGGTACAGTGAAAACCCATGCACAGGTTACTGTGCAAAGGTAGACGAACCCATATCTCCATGCTCTCACTATAGTAA TGCCCACTTGGCATTTGATTCGATTCTACTTACGTGCGGACTGATTGGTATCCCGGTGAACGCTTTGTTAGTTTTAGCAGTTATTTCAATGTACAATCCTCTTCCGGCCTCTGCCCCTGCTACGTAA
- the LOC130685692 gene encoding uncharacterized protein LOC130685692 isoform X1, producing MSMTIPAVFLNVQIHSITNLALGALCFIFQIAALAVSPHDVYEQIGIGFWGGLILMFTAITAYKAATGEAPFLLGCSFVLSIFAFLTSFSIMCIFAASIDQMKRYSENPCTGYCAKVDEPISPCSHYSSAHLAFDSILLTCGLIGIPVNALLVLAVISMYNPLPASAPAT from the exons ATGTCTATGACAATTCCAGCCGTTTTTCTCAACGTGCAAATTCACTCAATTACCAATCTCGCACTAGGTGCTCTCTGCTTCATCTTCCAG ATTGCTGCCTTGGCTGTAAGCCCGCATGATGTCTACGAACAAATTGGTATTGGCTTTTGGGGTGGACTTATTCTCATGTTTACTGCAATAACTGCTTACAAAGCAGCAACTGGAGAAGCGCCATT TCTTTTAGGTTGCAGTTTTGTGCTATCAATTTTCGCATTCTTAACCAGCTTCTCTATCATGTGCATTTTTGCTGCATCAATTGATCAAATGAAACGGTACAGTGAAAACCCATGCACAGGTTACTGTGCAAAGGTAGACGAACCCATATCTCCATGCTCTCACTATA GCAGTGCCCACTTGGCATTTGATTCGATTCTACTTACGTGCGGACTGATTGGTATCCCGGTGAACGCTTTGTTAGTTTTAGCAGTTATTTCAATGTACAATCCTCTTCCGGCCTCTGCCCCTGCTACGTAA
- the LOC130685735 gene encoding uncharacterized protein LOC130685735 encodes MELKWLFEPLLLVSVDFLLGSISFCCQIAFFSTYLIATNYDLAGTGIWAGIIFIATAAVTWKMDGKINKFVLGIGPCLSFACGVILFSLNVASLSQLTKMCPLAAPIGNAKYHCSAEIGLDVVLMLCGLFAIPVNAILILFLLNLVKSN; translated from the exons atgGAGCTCAAGTGGTTGTTTGAACCTCTGCTTCTCGTTTCAGTAGATTTTCTTCTGGGCTCGATCAGCTTCTGTTGTCAG ATCGCCTTTTTCTCAACGTATTTAATTGCGACAAATTACGATTTAGCCGGGACTGGAATATGGGCTGGGATCATTTTTATAGCTACAGCTGCTGTTACATGGAAAATGGatgggaaaataaataaatt CGTTCTTGGAATTGGCCCTTGTCTATCCTTCGCATGCGGAGTTATTTTGTTCAGTCTAAACGTTGCGTCACTAAGTCAGCTTACGAAGATGTGTCCACTTGCAGCTCCAATTGGAAACGCTAAGTATCACT GCTCAgctgaaataggactggacgTTGTACTAATGTTATGCGGTTTATTTGCCATACCCGTTAATGCTATcctgattctttttttattgaatctggtcaaatcaaattaa